The candidate division WOR-3 bacterium genome includes a window with the following:
- the rpmC gene encoding 50S ribosomal protein L29: protein MKTKEIRELTEKELFHRLDEINEEIFKLRFRVMSNTTDKPANITNAKKEKARILTILREREIAKKGSGKNG, encoded by the coding sequence ATGAAAACAAAAGAGATAAGAGAACTTACTGAAAAAGAGCTTTTTCACAGGCTCGATGAAATTAACGAAGAGATTTTTAAACTGCGTTTCAGGGTAATGTCCAATACTACGGACAAACCAGCCAATATAACTAACGCGAAAAAGGAAAAAGCCAGGATTCTGACTATTTTGAGAGAAAGAGAAATCGCGAAGAAGGGAAGCGGCAAAAATGGATAA
- the rpsQ gene encoding 30S ribosomal protein S17, whose product MDNLRTNRKKFREGIVISDKMNKSVVVKVERKFAHPLYKKIIKKYKKFMAHDENNSAREGDIVIIMETRPLSKKKCWTLSKILRRAKGEQGEN is encoded by the coding sequence ATGGATAATTTAAGAACCAACAGGAAAAAGTTCAGAGAAGGGATCGTGATCTCAGATAAAATGAACAAGTCCGTCGTTGTAAAAGTAGAAAGAAAATTTGCCCATCCTCTCTACAAGAAAATAATTAAAAAGTATAAAAAATTCATGGCTCACGACGAAAACAATTCCGCCCGGGAAGGCGACATTGTCATCATTATGGAAACCAGGCCTCTGTCGAAAAAGAAATGCTGGACTCTGTCCAAAATTCTCAGGAGAGCCAAAGGAGAACAAGGAGAAAACTGA